In bacterium YEK0313, one genomic interval encodes:
- the ibpA_1 gene encoding Small heat shock protein IbpA — MRTTLDVSPLFRSSIGFDQMLNALEAASRVEPFNDWPPYDIVKVGEDDYRITMALAGFAQNDLTITQEQNLLIVSGQRPEDDDARYLHRGIANQAFQRRFELADHVKVVGAKLGNGLLIIDLKRELPEAMKPRRIEIAAGATLPKVETKQSQPETRAAA; from the coding sequence ATGAGAACCACTCTGGACGTCTCTCCGCTGTTCCGGTCGAGCATCGGCTTCGACCAGATGCTGAACGCGCTCGAGGCAGCAAGCCGAGTCGAACCGTTCAATGACTGGCCACCTTACGACATCGTCAAGGTGGGCGAGGACGACTACCGCATCACGATGGCGCTGGCCGGCTTCGCGCAGAACGATCTGACCATCACGCAGGAACAGAACCTTCTCATCGTGTCTGGCCAAAGGCCCGAGGATGACGACGCGCGGTATCTGCATCGCGGTATCGCCAACCAGGCGTTCCAGCGTCGCTTCGAGCTCGCCGACCATGTCAAGGTCGTCGGTGCCAAGCTCGGAAACGGACTGCTGATCATCGACCTCAAGCGCGAACTGCCCGAGGCGATGAAGCCGCGCCGGATCGAGATCGCGGCCGGCGCCACGCTTCCGAAGGTCGAGACGAAGCAGAGCCAGCCCGAGACGCGGGCTGCTGCCTGA
- the hspA gene encoding Spore protein SP21 — protein MGVRDLIPWGRSASSQVPVLYGEDDRNPFLSLHREMNRLFDDVFRSFDSRLPALGSVPRVIWPTVEISDTGTELKVTAEIPGLEENDIEVLLDDGGLTLKGEKRSETEDKEKQFSERFYGHFERRIPLGIEVEPDKVEARFRNGLLTITLPKSAKAQSQAKRIAIKS, from the coding sequence ATGGGTGTTCGCGACCTGATTCCCTGGGGCCGCTCGGCCAGCAGCCAGGTCCCGGTCCTCTATGGTGAGGATGACCGCAACCCGTTCCTGTCACTGCATCGCGAGATGAATCGGCTGTTCGACGATGTCTTCCGTTCATTCGACAGCCGCCTGCCGGCCCTGGGCTCCGTGCCTCGAGTCATCTGGCCCACCGTCGAGATTTCCGACACCGGCACAGAACTCAAGGTGACGGCCGAGATTCCCGGACTTGAGGAGAACGACATCGAGGTGCTGCTCGATGACGGTGGGCTGACGCTGAAAGGCGAAAAGCGTTCCGAGACAGAAGACAAGGAGAAGCAGTTCTCCGAACGCTTCTACGGTCATTTCGAGCGCCGAATTCCGCTCGGCATCGAGGTCGAGCCGGACAAGGTCGAGGCGCGCTTTCGAAACGGCTTGCTGACCATAACCCTGCCCAAGAGCGCGAAAGCACAATCGCAGGCAAAGCGGATCGCGATCAAGAGCTGA
- the lrp_10 gene encoding Leucine-responsive regulatory protein: MTVLDAIDHRILDVLRRDGRISMLDLAERVGLSATPCGRRVKRMEEEGVIKGYAARIDPAALGLTVSVLCSVRLARHGTEGTEQFLSAIAKRPEITECLLVAGNVDYVLRIWVRDLDELGTFIRDVLQSIPAVGETTTMVILKHDNPHWKAAP, translated from the coding sequence ATGACCGTTCTCGACGCGATCGACCACCGGATTCTCGACGTGCTGCGCCGGGACGGGCGGATATCCATGCTGGATCTCGCCGAGCGCGTCGGCCTGTCGGCCACGCCCTGCGGGCGCCGCGTCAAGCGGATGGAGGAGGAGGGCGTCATCAAGGGTTATGCCGCCCGGATCGACCCGGCGGCGCTCGGTCTGACGGTCAGCGTGCTCTGCTCGGTGCGGCTGGCCCGCCATGGTACCGAAGGAACCGAGCAGTTCCTCTCGGCCATCGCCAAGCGGCCGGAGATCACCGAATGCCTGCTGGTGGCCGGCAATGTCGACTATGTCCTGCGCATCTGGGTGCGCGACCTCGATGAGCTCGGCACCTTCATCCGCGACGTGCTGCAGTCCATCCCCGCGGTCGGGGAAACCACGACCATGGTGATCCTGAAACACGACAATCCGCACTGGAAGGCGGCGCCGTGA
- the lysN_3 gene encoding 2-aminoadipate transaminase — MAPPARRPTFAGWLAETNDVTQIFLAAGRIPDLINMAGGLPDPATWPVVDLSALAARAIADHPGEALAYAPIEGLPGLRDLIAARFSAPGLHLTRDNVLITSGGMQALDLIGKVLLDQGGLVAAQSPAYLGALDAWKPRYPRYRPMRLEAGDFDPALALRDAQFAYTVPNFSNPTGRLVGLGERRALVAAAEATGTWLIEDDPYGTLYYDGAPLPRMLSLSAGGAAVYDGPVVYLGTLSKELAPGFRIGWVVAAPDMIQALISAKQGSDMSSSGLSQRIAHEAFAMGLTERILPDVLALYRARRDALGAAMARHLGDLFDWEIPAGGMFVWATARDAALDTDRLLREALAHGVCITPSSVFDPEGRNRRSIRINFTLNAPAKLDEGVRRLAEATRTALARAA; from the coding sequence ATGGCGCCCCCTGCCCGACGCCCGACATTTGCCGGTTGGCTCGCCGAGACCAACGACGTCACGCAGATCTTCCTGGCGGCGGGCCGGATCCCTGACCTCATCAACATGGCCGGCGGCCTGCCCGACCCGGCGACCTGGCCGGTGGTCGATCTCTCGGCGCTCGCCGCCAGGGCGATAGCGGACCATCCCGGCGAGGCGCTCGCCTATGCCCCGATCGAGGGCCTGCCCGGCCTGCGCGACCTGATCGCGGCGCGCTTCAGCGCTCCGGGCCTCCATCTCACGCGCGACAATGTCCTGATCACATCGGGCGGGATGCAGGCTCTCGACCTCATCGGCAAGGTGCTGCTCGACCAGGGCGGGCTGGTCGCGGCGCAGAGCCCGGCCTATCTCGGCGCGCTCGACGCCTGGAAACCGCGCTATCCCCGCTATCGGCCGATGCGCCTGGAGGCCGGCGATTTCGACCCGGCGCTGGCGCTGCGCGATGCGCAGTTCGCCTATACCGTGCCGAATTTCTCGAACCCGACCGGCCGGCTGGTCGGGCTCGGGGAGCGCCGCGCGCTGGTCGCGGCGGCCGAAGCCACCGGCACCTGGCTCATCGAGGACGATCCCTATGGCACGCTCTATTACGATGGCGCGCCGCTGCCGCGGATGCTGAGCCTCTCGGCCGGCGGCGCGGCCGTCTATGACGGACCGGTCGTCTATCTCGGCACGCTGTCGAAGGAGCTCGCCCCCGGCTTCCGCATCGGCTGGGTCGTCGCCGCGCCCGACATGATCCAGGCCCTGATCAGCGCCAAGCAGGGTTCGGACATGTCGAGCTCAGGCCTCAGCCAGCGCATCGCGCACGAGGCTTTCGCGATGGGGCTGACCGAGCGCATCCTGCCAGATGTCCTCGCGCTCTACCGCGCGCGCCGCGATGCGCTCGGAGCGGCCATGGCGCGCCACCTCGGCGACCTCTTCGACTGGGAGATCCCGGCGGGCGGCATGTTCGTCTGGGCGACGGCGCGCGATGCCGCGCTCGACACCGATCGCCTGCTCCGCGAAGCGCTCGCGCACGGCGTCTGCATCACGCCGTCGAGCGTCTTCGATCCCGAAGGCCGGAACCGCCGGTCGATCCGCATCAACTTCACCCTGAACGCTCCCGCCAAGCTCGACGAAGGGGTGCGCCGGCTGGCCGAGGCGACCCGCACGGCGCTTGCCAGGGCGGCCTGA
- the puuB_3 gene encoding Gamma-glutamylputrescine oxidoreductase, which yields MTNHETAPAYKARSGWNALLPERVPREEVPRQRWFRTIVVGAGYTGLAAARRLAELAPGEEVLLLDAATMGEGASGRNSGYLLINPGEPSANAAGFTADWAARQIALVQAGLDWLRQLVATHAIACDWQEDVPAITAAATAGGERTVRATRDRYLSWGIASKDYAAEELRRIFGTGYYRRGIQSLTRALVQPAALHRGLADSLPAAVTLVENTPVLALGNEAPFTVRTSRGDFVADRLFLTNNLHARAFGLGGDRMVGIYTYGAFTPELDAATLERFGEAPQWGALPAHRMGSTLRKTMGRLLVRSGDSYERELEPDAARAMLTQLYRNRFPGLKSYAFEHVWGGLTAVTHNGAFLFGEVRPGLFVSAGCGGAGVTRGTIHGRLLAELAHGVPSQLLSDRLALDGPNWLPPEPLRGIGARAQIAWETWLAGAER from the coding sequence ATGACGAACCATGAGACAGCGCCCGCCTACAAGGCCCGGTCCGGCTGGAACGCCTTGCTGCCGGAACGCGTGCCGCGGGAGGAGGTGCCGCGGCAGCGCTGGTTCCGGACCATCGTCGTCGGCGCCGGTTATACCGGCCTCGCCGCGGCCCGGCGTCTCGCCGAGCTCGCCCCGGGCGAGGAGGTGCTGCTCCTCGACGCGGCGACCATGGGCGAGGGGGCTTCGGGGCGGAATTCCGGCTATCTGCTGATCAATCCCGGCGAGCCGAGCGCCAATGCCGCAGGCTTCACTGCCGATTGGGCGGCGCGCCAGATCGCACTGGTTCAGGCCGGGCTCGACTGGCTGCGCCAGCTTGTCGCGACCCATGCGATCGCCTGCGACTGGCAGGAGGATGTGCCGGCCATCACGGCGGCGGCGACAGCCGGCGGCGAAAGGACCGTCCGCGCGACGCGCGACCGCTACCTGTCCTGGGGCATCGCATCGAAGGACTATGCGGCCGAGGAGCTCAGGCGCATCTTCGGGACAGGCTATTATCGCCGCGGCATCCAGTCGCTGACGCGCGCGCTGGTGCAGCCGGCCGCGCTGCACCGGGGGCTTGCCGACAGCCTGCCGGCGGCGGTGACGCTGGTCGAGAACACCCCGGTGCTCGCGCTCGGCAATGAGGCCCCCTTCACGGTGCGCACGAGCCGCGGCGACTTCGTCGCCGACCGGCTGTTCCTGACCAACAATCTGCATGCCCGGGCCTTCGGCCTCGGCGGCGACCGGATGGTCGGGATCTACACCTATGGCGCCTTCACGCCCGAGCTCGACGCGGCGACGCTCGAACGTTTCGGCGAGGCGCCGCAATGGGGCGCGCTGCCGGCCCATCGCATGGGCTCCACCTTGCGCAAGACGATGGGACGGCTGCTGGTGAGGAGCGGCGATTCCTATGAGCGCGAACTCGAGCCCGATGCGGCGCGGGCCATGCTGACGCAGCTCTACCGCAACCGCTTCCCGGGGTTGAAGAGCTATGCCTTCGAACATGTCTGGGGCGGGCTGACCGCGGTGACGCACAATGGCGCCTTCCTGTTCGGCGAGGTCAGGCCGGGCCTTTTCGTCTCGGCCGGCTGCGGCGGCGCCGGGGTCACCCGCGGCACGATCCACGGCAGGCTGCTGGCGGAGCTCGCCCATGGCGTGCCGTCGCAATTGCTGAGCGACCGGCTGGCGCTCGACGGCCCGAACTGGCTGCCGCCCGAGCCGTTGCGCGGCATCGGTGCGAGAGCCCAGATCGCCTGGGAGACATGGCTTGCGGGGGCCGAGCGCTGA